A DNA window from Aspergillus nidulans FGSC A4 chromosome I contains the following coding sequences:
- the fgaCat gene encoding catalase catC (transcript_id=CADANIAT00007115), with the protein MGQNDDQKTYRYNESPVYTTSNGCPVMDPQASQRVGPNGPLLLQDFNLIDLLAHFDRERIPERVVHAKGAGAYGEFEVTDDISDITVIDMLKGVGKKTKTFVRFSTVGGEKGSPDSARDPRGFACKFYTEEGNWDWVFNNTPVFFLRDPSKFPMFIHTQKRNPQTNLKDATMFWDYLSTHQEAVHQVMHLFSDRGTPYSYRHMNGYSGHTYKWIKPDGTFNYVQLHLKTDQGNKTFTDAEATRLAAENPDWHTQDLFNAIARGEYPSWTCYVQTLSPEQAEKFRWNIFDLTKVWPQSEVPLRRFGRFTLNKNPENYFAEVEQAAFSPSHLVPGVEPSADPVLQARLFSYPDTHRHRLGTSNYQSIPVNCPLRAFTPFHRDGAMSVNGNHGANPNYPSTFRPLQYKPVKASQEHEKWAGSVVTEQLPVTDEDFVQANGLWKVLGRQPGQQENFVGNVAGHLCNAHPRVRQATYGMFRRVNADLGKRIEKATEKKATEARARL; encoded by the exons aTGGGCCAAAACGACGACCAAA AGACGTACCGCTACAATGAAAGCCCGGTTTATACCACTTCCAATGGCTGTCCT GTGATGGACCCGCAAGCTTCGCAGCGAGTAGGGCCCAACGGACCTCTCCTCCTGCAAGACTTCAACCTTATCGACCTTCTCGCCCACTTTGACCGTGAGCGCATTCCCGAGCGAGTGGTCCATGCCAAGGGTGCAGGCGCCTACGGCGAGTTCGAAGTCACCGACGACATCAGCGATATCACCGTCATCGACATGCTCAAGGGCGTCGGCAAGAAGACTAAAACCTTTGTCCGGTTCTCAACCGTTGGAGGCGAAAAGGGCTCCCCTGACAGTGCCCGCGACCCTCGAGGCTTTGCCTGCAAGTTCTATACTGAGGAGGGCAACTGGGACTGGGTCTTCAACAACACccccgtcttcttcctccgtgACCCTAGCAAATTCCCCATGTTCATCCACACCCAGAAGCGTAATCCACAGACAAACCTGAAAGACGCCACCATGTTCTGGGACTACCTTTCCACCCACCAGGAGGCCGTTCACCAGGTCATGCACCTCTTTTCAGACCGCGGCACTCCCTACTCCTACCGTCACATGAACGGCTACTCCGGTCACACCTACAAATGGATCAAGCCCGATGGCACTTTCAACTATGTCCAGCTGCACCTCAAAACAGACCAGGGCAACAAGACGTTCACGGACGCCGAGGCCACGCGCCTGGCCGCCGAGAACCCTGACTGGCACACTCAGGACCTCTTCAATGCCATTGCCCGCGGCGAATACCCCTCATGGACCTGCTATGTTCAGACCCTGTCACCAGAGCAAGCCGAGAAGTTCCGCTGGAACATTTTCGACCTGACCAAGGTCTGGCCGCAATCCGAAGTTCCCCTCCGCCGCTTCGGCCGCTTCACCCTTAACAAGAATCCCGAGAACTACTTCGCCGAAGTTGAGCAAGCcgccttctctccctcccacCTTGTCCCCGGCGTCGAGCCCTCCGCCGATCCCGTCCTCCAAGCCCGCCTCTTCTCTTACCCGGACACCCACCGTCACCGCCTCGGCACGTCGAACTATCAATCCATTCCCGTCAACTGCCCCCTGCGCGCATTCACGCCCTTCCACCGCGACGGCGCAATGAGCGTGAATGGCAACCATGGCGCGAATCCCAACTACCCATCGACCTTCCGGCCGCTGCAGTACAAGCCCGTTAAGGCGTCCCAGGAGCACGAGAAGTGGGCTGGCTCGGTAGTAACCGAGCAGCTGCCTGTTACTGATGAGGACTTTGTTCAGGCCAATGGGCTCTGGAAAGTCCTTGGTCGCCAGCCGGGACAGCAGGAGAATTTTGTGGGTAATGTTGCGGGACACCTCTGCAATGCTCACCCTAGGGTCCGCCAGGCGACATATGGCATGTTCCGCCGTGTGAATGCTGACCTTGGGAAGAGGATTGAAAAAGCCACTGAGAAAAAAGCTACTGAGGCCAGGGCTCGTTTGTAG
- a CDS encoding putative MFS alpha-glucoside transporter (transcript_id=CADANIAT00007116): protein MESSKAQDVITPVKNEQSPDSHGSPTPMAKVVANARAAAHKEQKMTLLQGIKLYPKAVMWSVIISTTIAMEGYDISLVNNFYAFEQFNRKYGELGANGEYQVPARWQSGLSNGAYVGEIIGLLLNGWASERFGYRYTVMACLILITAWTAIFFTAPNVQALLAAEILAGVPWGVFQTLCVTYASEVCPVALRSYLTTYVNFCWGLGQLIGVGVIRSMIGREDEWAYRIPYGLQWMWPVPLFIGIWLAPESPWWLVRRGKTQDAKKSLQRLTSPHRDTDFNADETIAMMVHTTALEQKLTSGASYLDCFKGVDLRRTEIVCMVWAIQNLSGNSFSNYSTYFLQQAGLDDEKAYSFAMGQYGINMVGVFGAWFLMSWGIGRRKLYLYGLCGLCVMLLVMGFLGLVPESHRTQSSLATGSMMLIWALFYQLTVGTVAYSLVAEISTRRLQIKTVVLGRILYNIVAIICGVLTPYMVNPTAWDWGNFAGLFWGGICFLCIIYTYFRVPEPRGRTFAELDVLFERRISARKFESTQVDVFDETFEGKVVEDYQNQKGLPDDPEKLPTGVF from the exons ATGGAGTCCTCCAAGGCTCAGGATGTGATCACTCCGGTCAAGAATGAACAGTCGCCAGATTCTCACGGgtcgccgacgccgatggCGAAGGTCGTTGCAAACGCGAGGGCAGCTGCTcacaaggagcagaagatgacgCTATTACAGGGGATAAAACTCTATCCCAAGGCTGTCATGTGGAGCGTTATCATCTCTACAACAATTGCTATGGAAGGTTATGATATTTCTTTGGTCAACAACTTCTATGCCTTTGAACAGTTTAATCGCAAATATGGCGAGCTGGGAGCAAACGGGGAGTATCAAGTACCTGCACGG TGGCAGTCCGGTTTGAGTAACGGGGCGTATGTCGGCGAAATCATCGGTCTATTGCTCAACGGTTGGGCCTCTGAAAGGTTCGGATACCGGTATACGGTCATGGCTTGTCTTATCCTCATCACAGCCTGgacagccatcttcttcacggcTCCTAATGTCCAAGCTCTACTGGCCGCCGAAATACTCGCTGGTGTACCCTGGGGAGTCTTCCAAACATTATGCGTCACCTATGCCTCCGAGGTCTGTCCGGTTGCGCTACGCAGCTACCTCACCACGTACGTCAATTTCTGTTGGGGTCTGGGACAACTTATAGGCGTCGGCGTGATCCGGTCGATGATCGGCCGGGAGGATGAATGGGCTTATCGCATTCCGTACGGATTACAATGGATGTGGCCGGTGCCACTTTTCATCGGGATTTGGTTGGCGCCCGAGTCGCCCTGGTGGCTAGTCCGGAGGGGCAAGACACAGGACGCTAAAAAGTCACTGCAGCGTTTGACGAGTCCACACCGAGATACCGACTTCAATGCGGACGAAACCATCGCCATGATGGTCCACACCACAGCTCTGGAACAGAAATTAACATCGGGCGCTAGCTATTTAGATTGCTTCAAAGGAGTTGATCTGCGGCGCACAGAAATCGTCTGCATGGTATGGGCTATCCAAAACCTCAGCGGCAATTCTTTCTCGAACTACTCGACGTACTTTCTCCAACAGGCGGGACTGGACGACGAGAAGGCATACTCATTTGCAATGGGCCAGTACGGCATCAACATGGTTGGAGTCTTTGGAGCATGGTTCCTCATGTCGTGGGGTATCGGCCGTCGAAAGCTCTATCTTTACGGTTTATGTGGGCTCTGCGTAATGCTGCTGGTTATGGGATTTCTCGGCCTTGTTCCAGAGTCTCACCGGACACAGTCTTCGCTCGCCACCGGGTCAATGATGCTTATATGGGCGCTGTTCTACCAGTTAACAGTTGGAACCGTGGCCTACTCTCTCGTCGCAGAAATCTCGACACGCCGTCTGCAGATCAAGACCGTCGTTCTCGGCCGTATCCTATACAACATTGTTGCCATCATCTGCGGTGTTCTCACGCCGTACATGGTGAACCCGACGGCTTGGGACTGGGGCAACTTTGCTGGTCTTTTCTGGGGAGGgatttgctttctttgcATCATCTATACCTATTTTCGCGTTCCTGAACCGCGGGGGCGCACATTCGCCGAGCTGGACGTTCTCTTTGAGCGCAGGATCAGTGCTCGTAAGTTTGAAAGCACGCAGGTCGATGTTTTTGATGAGACATTTGAAGGCAAGGTGGTTGAGGACTATCAAAACCAGAAAGGGCTCCCGGATGATCCGGAGAAACTACCTACTGGCGTGTTCTGA
- the echA gene encoding enoyl-CoA hydratase echA (transcript_id=CADANIAT00007117): protein MFARQSTRFLFPRTTTVITRVRLYSSAAPSYEHILTSTPKPGVGLITLNRPKALNALSSPLFKEVNDALSKYDESKDIGAIIITGSEKAFAAGADIKEMAPLTFASAYSNNFIAPWSHLANSIRKPVIAAVSGFALGGGCELALMCDIIYCTASATFGQPEIKLGVIPGAGGSQRLTAAVGKSKAMELILTGKNFSGKEAGEWGVAAKVVDGGKEELLEEAVKTAETIAGYSRVATVAAKEVVNKSQDLGVREGVEYERRLFHGLFGSQDQKIGMTAFAEKKKPQWSHE, encoded by the exons ATGTTCGCCCGTCAATCCACCCGGTTCCTCTTCCCCCGAACCACAACAGTTATTACCCGCGTGCGCTTGTACTCATCCGCGGCACCGAGCTATGAGCACATCCTCACCTCGACCCCAAAGCCTGGAGTCGGCTTGA TCACTCTCAACCGTCCTAAAGCCCTCAACGCCCTCTCCAGCCCTCTCTTCAAAGAAGTGAACGATGCTCTCTCCAAATACGATGAAAGCAAGGATATTGGCGCTATCATCATCACAGGAAGTGAGAAGGCTTTTGCCG CCGGCGCGGACATCAAAGAAATGGCCCCTCTAACCTTCGCTTCCGCGTATAGCAACAACTTCATAGCCCCTTGGTCGCATCTCGCGAATTCTATTCGCAAGCCTGTAATTGCCGCCGTTTCTGGCTTCGCCCTTGGCGGTGGGTGTGAACTTGCTCTAATGTGTGACATCATCTACTGCACCGCGTCCGCCACGTTCGGACAGCCTGAGATCAAGCTGGGCGTTATCCCCGGCGCCGGCGGGTCGCAACGTCTCACGGCTGCGGTGGGCAAGAGTAAAGCGATGGAACTCATCTTAACGGGCAAGAACTTCAGCGGCAAAGAGGCGGGTGAGTGGGGAGTTGCGGCGAAGGTTGTCGAtggtgggaaggaggaaCTCTTGGAGGAGGCAGTGAAGACTGCCGAGACAATTGCCGGATATAGCCGGGTTGCGACTGTTGCGGCGAAGGAAGTAGTGAATAAGAGTCAGGATTTGGGAGTGAGGGAGGGCGTTGAGTACGAGCGGAGGCTGTTCCATGGGTTGTTCGGGAGTCAGGATCAGAAGATCG GAATGACTGCGTTTgcggaaaagaagaagcctcAGTGGTCGCACGAGTAA
- a CDS encoding protein retrieval receptor (transcript_id=CADANIAT00007118): MDVPEPEQTPFTAVSAQTSKLARQYQTYLDASTPFTAYRWIGTAVLLFIFFLRIILAQGWYIVAYTVGIYLLNLFLLFLQPKFDPSLTQDEGLEDGDAGAPSLPTKQDDEFRPFIRRLPEFKFWHSATRALAIGFLCTWFSVFDIPVFWPVLVVYWILLFVLTMRRQIQHMIKYRYVPFSFGKARYGRS; this comes from the exons ATGGACGTCCCTGAGCCCGAGCAGACGCCGTTTACCGCAGTCTCCGCGCAGACCTCGAAGCTTGCTAGG CAATACCAAACCTACCTCGACGCCTCGACCCCTTTCACAGCCTATCGCTGGATAGGCACTGCCGTGCTCcttttcatcttcttcttgcgcatcatcctcgcccagGGCTGGTACATTG TCGCATACACCGTCGGGATCTACCTCCtaaacctcttcctccttttcctaCAGCCCAAATTTGACCCCTCTCTCACACAAGACGAGGGCCTCGAAGATGGCGACGCGGGTGCCCCCAGCCTCCCGACAAAGCAGGACGACGAGTTTCGCCCTTTTATCCGCCGTCTCCCCGAGTTCAAATTCTGGCACTCGGCTACCCGCGCCCTGGCCATCGGGTTCCTCTGCACCTGGTTCTCTGTCTTTGATATCCCCGTCTTTTGGCCTGTACTTGTGGTGTACTGGATTCTGTTGTTCGTTTTGACGA TGCGCCGACAAATTCAACACATGATCAAGTACCGATACGTGCCTTTCTCCTTTGGAAAGGCCAGATATGGCCGCTCATGA
- a CDS encoding class I SAM-dependent methyltransferase (transcript_id=CADANIAT00007119), producing MSSLASGPAGFLLSGFDRHYASIAGAAFFVCALVAVVLVVASQKRNKVDNNSGISVYLRFIYASFLKPHDKGCQLTAPQATVYDATRKRLLRGREDMLGLVAAQLKYKVENKELRKGKAIWVDIGGGTGSRYNIEAMAEFVPVPEFFSHVYLVDLSPSLLEVARQRFERLGWKNVTVVCQDARAFQLPEDHIDPLKSVGAGADLVTMSYSLSMIPVQSIVDVSSRNYIGGVFNRHVNWLGRAFWRAWFEADRVNLDAARRDYLEYRFGTVISASERNYLLGGIPYYIFIGRQKDIYPNQASREAIEKLDASFTESPYLSPANHREEMNNAIIQSTQEIHSKAYESAVVNLSANLPLPAAFYQNHHYRIFYNDLLPKHTQFKNEYIYAFNWEDPRVDHRLLNIKRDDVILAITSAGDNILDYLQKSPRRVHAVDLNPNQNHLIELKVASFIALGHRDVWKIFGEGKHPEFRNLLISRLSPHLSSQAFQYWLEHSHVFTSSSGRGLYETGGSRHAIKMIRYIFKVFGLEGQVKKLCEAQTLAEQRQIWPRIRAVLLSKPLHWAVVSTEWFAWKAAGVPRNQRNMIVEDYFKRNGLTKDMKNAKDISGKSIWEYVVDTLDPVVHETMISNDNYFYYLCLKGQFSKRCAPAYLSPQAHVKLSSPGAFDGLRIHTDEINEVIGRITPRSLTIAVIMDSMDWFDPEGTEATAQAQKFNQALKMDGRILLRSASIEPWYIKNFEENGFSARRVGARFSGTCIDRVNMYASTWICTKTRELQRPTQDRRSNSVEYLEI from the exons ATGAGCTCTCTTGCCAGTGGCCCAGCCGGGTTCCTTCTGAGCGGCTTCGACCGTCACTATGCGTCCATTGCGGGCGCTGCTTTCTTCGTCTGCGCGCTTGTCGCAGTTGTCCTCGTCGTGGCGTCGCAGAAGCGCAACAAGGTCGATAACAATAGCGGGATTTCCGTCTACCTCAGGTTCATCTATGCCAGCTTCCTGAAACCCCATGATAAAG GATGTCAATTGACTGCTCCCCAGGCTACTGTTTACGACGCTACCCGGAAGCGCCTTCTACGTGGTCGGGAGGATATGCTTGGTCTTGTTGCCGCTCAGCTCAAGTACAAGGTCGAGAACAAGGAGCTTCGGAAAGGCAAGGCGATCTGGGTCGAT ATTGGTGGCGGTACCGG CTCTAGATACAATATCGAGGCTATGGCCGAGTTCGTGCCCGTTCCCGAATTCTTCTCTCATGTCTACCTTGTCgatctttctccttctctgctTGAGGTAGCTCGCCAGCGGTTCGAACGACTAGGATGGAAGAATGTCACTGTCGTTTGCCAGGACGCACGCGCCTTCCAATTGCCAGAGGACCATATTGATCCTCTAAAGAGCGTAGGAGCCGGTGCTGATCTGGTCACAATGAGTTATAGCCTGTCAATGATTCCAG TCCAAAGCATTGTCGATGTCTCCTCCAGGAACTATATTGGCGGTGTCTTTAACCGACATGTTAACTGGCTGGGTCGTGCGTTCTGGCGCGCTTGGTTTGAGGCAGACCGTGTGAACCTCGATGCCGCTCGCCGAGACTATTTGGAATATCGGTTTGGAACTGTCATTTCTGCTAGTGAGCGTAACTACTTACTCGGAGGCATCCCTTACTACATCTTCATTGGCCGCCAGAAAGACATCTACCCGAATCAGGCCAGCCGTGAGGCCATAGAAAAGTTGGACGCTTCTTTCACAGAATCGCCTTATCTCTCTCCAGCAAACCATCGCGAGGAGATGAATAACGCAATCATCCAGAGCACACAAGAGATTCACTCTAAAGCGTATGAGTCGGCCGTCGTCAACCTGAGCGCCAACCTTCCCCTGCCTGCTGCCTTCTATCAAAACCACCATTACCGCATCTTCTATAATGATCTCCTCCCGAAACACACTCAATTCAAGAATGAGTACATCTATGCCTTCAACTGGGAGGACCCTCGGGTTGACCACAGACTACTCAACATAAAGCGCGACGACGTTATACTGGCTATCACAAGTGCTGGTGACAACATCCTAGACTATCTGCAGAAGAGCCCGCGCCGCGTGCACGCCGTTGACTTGAACCCCAACCAGAACCACCTCATCGAGCTCAAGGTTGCAAGCTTCATCGCCCTCGGTCACCGTGATGTTTGGAAAATCTTCGGCGAAGGAAAGCATCCCGAGTTCCGGAACCTTTTGATTTCCCGTCTGAGCCCTCACCTATCAAGTCAGGCTTTCCAGTATTGGCTTGAACACAGTCATGTcttcacctcatcttctggccgAGGACTCTATGAGACCGGCGGTTCTCGCCACGCCATCAAGATGATCCGCTACATCTTCAAAGTCTTCGGTCTGGAGGGCCAGGTGAAAAAGCTCTGCGAGGCCCAGACCCTAGCTGAACAGCGTCAGATCTGGCCGCGGATCAGGGCCGTTCTGTTGAGCAAGCCCCTTCACTGGGCGGTGGTGAGCACTGAATGGTTTGCCTGGAAAGCCGCGGGCGTTCCTCGGAATCAGCGAAACATGATTGTGGAGGATTATTTCAAGCGCAATGGTCTCACAAAAGATATGAAGAACGCCAAAGACATCAGCGGCAAGTCGATCTGGGAATACGTCGTGGATACATTAGACCCTGTTGTCCATGAAACCATGATCAGCAACGACAACTACTTCTACTACCTTTGCCTGAAAGGTCAATTCTCCAAAAG ATGCGCTCCCGCCTACCTCTCACCCCAAGCCCACGTCAAACTATCATCGCCGGGCGCCTTCGACGGCCTGCGCATCCATACGGACGAGATCAACGAAGTTATTGGGCGTATCACGCCTCGAAGTCTCACTATCGCCGTG ATTATGGACTCAATGGACTGGTTCGACCCAGAGGGCACCGAAGCCACCGCGCAAGCCCAGAAATTTAACCAAGCCCTCAAGATGGATGGCcgcatcctcctccgctCCGCTAGTATCGAGCCCTGGTACATCAAGAACTTCGAAGAGAACGGCTTCTCGGCGAGGCGTGTTGGCGCTCGCTTCTCGGGTACTTGCATTGACCG TGTGAACATGTACGCCTCAACCTGGATCTGCACAAAGACCAGGGAACTCCAACGCCCAACGCAAGATAGGCGGTCGAATAGCGTCGAGTATCTTGAGATCTAG
- a CDS encoding zinc-dependent alcohol dehydrogenase (transcript_id=CADANIAT00007120) has product MATPQLQTAAVLPSTGATLTSRLEIRHDRPIPSPAAGELLVKLEFSGVCHSDVHSVRGETPMLTDVAGHEGVGKVVKVGDGVDEGAWMGRRVGIRWLYSSCLECEICERNNTACPNQKNAGANVPGTFQQYIVSPAMHVTKIPPQLSPDEAAPLLCAGIAMYSSIMKTKTRPGDWIVFPGAGGGLGHMGVQIAVKKGLRVIAIDSGEKKQKLCLSLGATAFLDYKTDDVESAVKQLTSGLGAHAVICTANGEAAYEQSMRLLRRLGVLVCVGIPNLPFRLPATPFDMIVKGLTIVGNSAGTAEEMEELMEMAVAGDLKAHIECFEFDQIDDVIQRLGRSEIEGRAVMRIPE; this is encoded by the exons ATGGCAACACCCCAACTCCAAACCGCCGCCGTTCTCCCCTCTACTGGCGCAACACTCACCAGCCGCCTCGAGATCAGACATGATCGGCCGATCCCGTCCCCCGCAGCAGGCGAACTGCTTGTCAAGCTCGAGTTCTCTGGTGTCTGCCACTCGGATGTGCACAGCGTGCGTGGAGAGACACCAATGTTGACGGATGTTGCGGGGCATGAGGGGGTCGGGAAAGTTGTCAAAG TGGGCGACGGTGTAGATGAAGGTGcttggatggggaggagagtCGGAATTAG GTGGCTGTACAGCTCATGCCTAGAGTGCGAGATCTGCGAGAGGAATAATACGGCTTGCCCGAATCAGAAGAATGCTGGTGCG AATGTACCGGGGACCTTCCAAC AATACATCGTCAGTCCTGCAATGCACGTAACGAAGATCCCACCGCAGCTCTCCCCTGACGAAGCTGCGCCGCTATTATGTG CCGGAATCGCCATGTATTCGTCCATCATGAAAACAAAGACTCGTCCCGGGGATTGGATTGTTTTTCCCGGTGCCGGAGGTGGTCTGGGACACAT GGGTGTTCAAATTGCAGTCAAGAAAGGGCTCAGAGTTATAGCCATTGACAG TGgtgaaaagaaacagaagctCTGCCTTTCCCTTGGAGCCACAGCCTTCCTAGACTACAAGACCGACGACGTCGAAAGCGCTGTGAAACAACTAACCTCTGGCCTTGGTGCCCACGCAGTAATCTGCACAGCGAATGGAGAGGCCGCCTACGAGCAAAGTATGCGCTTACTCCGGCGGCTAGGTGTCCTTGTTTGTGTGGGGATACCAAATCTGCCGTTCCGGCTGCCGGCAACACCATTTGACATGATCGTTAAAG GTTTGACTATCGTGGGCAACTCGGCCGGCACGGccgaggagatggaagagttgatggagatggctGTAGCTGGGGATTTGAAGGCCCATATTGAGTGTTTTGAATTTGATCAGATTGATGACGTTATACAGCGACTTGGGAGATCAGAGATTGAGGGGAGGGCTGTCATGCGTATTCCGGAGTGA
- a CDS encoding Arf family GTPase ARL1 (transcript_id=CADANIAT00007121) produces the protein MGGSLSRLWSLFWSKKEIRILILGLDNAGKTTLLYRLKIGEVVTTIPTIGFNVESVTYRNLNFNVWDLGGQTSIRPYWRCYYANTAAVVFVIDSTDVERLGTAADELAAMLNEEELREAALLVFANKQDQPGAKGAGEISEALKLGELRDRNWSIVACSAIDGKGLNEGMDWLVQTLQSENA, from the exons ATGGGAGGATCACTATCGCGGCTTTGGTCCCTATTTTGGTCTAAGAAGGAAATTCGGATTCTCATTCTTGGACTT GACAATGCTGGAAAGACCACTCTTCTCTACAGATTAAAG ATCGGCGAAGTCGTGACTACGATACCGACCATCGGATTCAACGTGGAATCGGTGACGTACCGAAATCTCAACTTCAACGTCTGG GATCTTGGAGGTCAGACATCTATCCGTCCATACTGGCGATGTTACTATGCCAATACCGCTGCGGTTGTTTTTGTGATCGATTCTACAGACGTCGAAAGACTTGGTACGGCCGCAGACGAGCTCGCCGCCATGTTGAATGAAGAGGAACTCCGCGAGGCAGCTCTCCTAGTATTTGCCAACAAACAAGATCAACCTGGTGCGAAGGGCGCAGGAGAAATTTCGGAAGCACTAAAGCTTGGTGAGCTGCGGGATAGGAACTGGAGCATTGTGGCTTGCTCAGCCATTGACGGTAAAGGTCTGAACGAGGGCATGGATTGGCTGGTG CAAACCCTTCAGTCCGAGAACGCATGA
- a CDS encoding putative chromatin remodeling complex subunit (Arp8) (transcript_id=CADANIAT00007122), translating into MVGKKSGKALLRDEGLERTDNNMDLSSWPVIPAINQKNYYTDYLKRDDQYLAFRLQNEENRNRMAKKAKDRDRAMAMEKANDSGIAEPEAEMDGDTNMEEAEEAATEAIGSKVVVIHVGSQNLRIGLSSDALPKTVPMVIARKSTTNEAEDQEEPRPKRLKLDDGSEMEPEKKFGPEFSSQYTTMMADLKTHMRQNKRRTLPNSKEMVINYNRRTVPETISEHNDPMRVEWTEIPDPAPEYIVGQPALRIPDESKPRYKLYWPIKHGWCNEEDYDNKRLLFLDISIILEDAIKTQLGLTSKKDWPQYSCVFVIPDLFDKSYVTQILEMLMREFSFARVCFIQESLAATFGAGFTSACVVDIGAQKTSICCVEEGMCVENSRVNLKYGGADVTELFIKMMLYDHFPYEEINLWRRYDFLLAEELKKNVCTMNEASVSVQVFDFHLRVAGQDTPTPSRSQQLNALSRVQEAEATPRSSVAGSPGPESTPQAGGAATPAPAGQGQNTSQPRAPTIEERDDILPVYPLDKAILTSIMHAARSDERKMRDFLGGIMVVGGGSLPSFAKEIMIGTPPRDLDPQVVVWKGASVFGKLSGTNDSWISQLEYDRLGHRLLAYKCMWAY; encoded by the exons ATGGTGGGCAAGAAATCCGGAAAGGCGCTCCTACGGGATGAGG GCCTCGAAAGGACGGATAACAATATGGACCTCTCCAGCTGGCCTGTGATTCCCGCCATAAATCAGAAAAACTACTACAC CGACTACCTCAAGCGCGACGATCAGTACCTAGCGTTCAGACTGCAAAATGAAGAGAATCGGAATCGGATGGCCAAAAAAGCCAAAGATCGTGATCGCGCCATGGCAATGGAAAAGGCCAATGACTCAGGGATAGCGGAACCGGAGGCGGAGATGGACGGTGATACAAATAtggaagaagccgaagaggcTGCTACGGAAGCGATAGGCTCAAAGGTCGTCGTTATTCATGTCGGCAGCCAGAATCTGCGCATTGGTTTATCGAGTGACGCACTGCCGAAAACCGTCCCTATGGTGATAGCGCGAAAGTCAACTACCAACGAAGCCGAAGACCAAGAGGAGCCTCGCCCAAAGAGGTTGAAGCTGGATGACGGTTCCGAGATggagccggagaagaagttcggcCCAGAG TTCTCTTCGCAATATACGACCATGATGGCCGACCTCAAAACGCACATGCGTCAAAACAAGCGTCGGACTCTGCCGAACTCCAAGGAAATGGTGATCAACTATAACCGACGGACAGTACCAGAGACAATTTCAGAACACAACGATCCAATGCGAGTCGAATGGACTGAAATTCCAGACCCGGCACCCGAATACATCGTGGGACAACCGGCTTTACGGATACCGGATGAGTCAAAGCCCCGCTACAAGCTTTACTGGCCGATAAAACATGGGTGGTGTAATGAGGAAGACTATGATAACAAGAGACTTCTGTTTCTTGACATCTCGATTATCCTGGAGGATGCGATTAAGACCCAGCTGGGTCTCACAAGCAAGAAAGATTGGCCGCAATACTCCTGTGTGTTTGTGATTCCAGACCTCTTCGACAAGTCATACGTCACCCAGATTCTTGAGATGCTCATGAGAGAGTTCTCGTTCGCTCGGGTGTGCTTCATTCAGGAGAGCTTGGCGGCTACCTTTGGCGCTGGATTTACCTCGGCCTGTGTCGTTGACATTGGCGCGCAAAAGACATCAATATGTTGCGTGGAGGAAGGGATGTGTGTCGAAAACTCACGAGTGAACCTGAAATATGGTGGAGCCGATGTGACCGAGCTGTTTATCAAAATGATGCTTTACGATCACTTCCCCTATGAAGAGATAAACCTCTGGCGCAGGTATGACTTCCTGCTAGCCGAGGAGTTGAAAAAGAACGTATGCACTATGAACGAAGCCAGTGTTTCAGTGCAGGTTTTTGATTTCCACCTTCGAGTTGCCGGCCAAGACACTC CTACTCCGAGCCGCTCGCAACAACTGAATGCTCTCAGCCGCGTGCAGGAAGCCGAGGCCACCCCTCGCTCGTCTGTTGCAGGCTCTCCTGGGCCCGAAAGTACCCCGCAGGCTGGAGGCGCCGCAACCCCTGCGCCCGCTGGACAGGGCCAAAACACGTCTCAACCCCGTGCTCCCACGATTGAGGAGCGAGATGATATCCTCCCGGTGTACCCATTAGACAAGGCAATTCTCACCTCGATCATGCATGCTGCTCGTTCAGACGAGCGCAAGATGCGAGACTTCCTCGGTGGAATCATGGTCGTCGGTGGGGGAAGCCTG CCGAGCTTTGCCAAGGAGATCATGATCGGTACGCCTCCAAGAGACCTTGATCCGCAAGTAGTTGTGTGGAAGGGCGCCAGCGTGTTCGGGAAACTCAGTGGGACGAACGATAGTTGGATCAGCCAGCTAGAGTACGACCGTCTAGGACACCGTCTGCTTGCATACAAATGCATGTGGGCTTACTGA